From the Lysobacter sp. FW306-1B-D06B genome, one window contains:
- a CDS encoding helix-turn-helix domain-containing protein has product MEVSKVTPQQRIRLARRHAGLSQAALGAAVGVQRSAVGHWEAARGKFPSVAHLREIALVTGVQFEWLATGRGSMGLSADTALDSVAAADAVLVEDPLELRLLTAFRTAPTRSKAPLVEVVEQLAELRTGRARSSAKAVRG; this is encoded by the coding sequence ATGGAGGTATCCAAGGTGACGCCGCAGCAACGGATCCGACTCGCCCGCCGCCACGCCGGACTGTCCCAGGCCGCCCTGGGGGCCGCGGTGGGCGTGCAACGCAGCGCCGTGGGGCACTGGGAGGCCGCGCGGGGGAAATTCCCCTCGGTGGCGCATCTGCGCGAGATCGCGCTGGTCACCGGCGTCCAGTTCGAGTGGCTGGCGACGGGCCGCGGCTCCATGGGACTGTCGGCCGACACGGCGCTGGACTCCGTCGCCGCCGCCGATGCGGTGCTGGTGGAGGATCCACTGGAGCTGCGCCTGCTGACGGCCTTCCGCACCGCACCTACGCGTTCGAAGGCGCCGCTGGTGGAGGTCGTGGAGCAACTGGCGGAACTGCGCACGGGGCGCGCGCGATCGTCCGCCAAAGCGGTACGCGGTTGA
- the cutA gene encoding divalent-cation tolerance protein CutA: protein MTTPSAPPVRLVLSTCPDAQTADALATALVEARLAACVNVLPGVRSTYRWQGAVERGEEVLLLIKTTADREAALVERLNALHPYELPEALAVEAVGGLTAYLDWVAEQTRDDD from the coding sequence ATGACCACGCCTTCCGCCCCGCCCGTGCGGCTGGTGCTCAGCACCTGCCCCGATGCGCAGACCGCTGATGCCCTCGCCACGGCGCTGGTCGAGGCGCGCCTGGCCGCCTGCGTGAACGTGCTCCCCGGCGTGCGTTCGACGTACCGCTGGCAGGGCGCCGTGGAGCGCGGCGAAGAAGTGCTGCTGCTGATCAAGACCACCGCCGACCGCGAGGCGGCGCTGGTGGAACGACTCAACGCGCTGCATCCCTATGAACTGCCCGAGGCGTTGGCGGTCGAAGCCGTCGGCGGCCTCACCGCCTACCTGGACTGGGTGGCCGAACAGACCCGTGACGATGACTGA
- the dsbD gene encoding protein-disulfide reductase DsbD: MTDPIRTRAARLLSFLLPLALAIGAPAAQAAIGPDDLLPVDDAFALRAEAPTPDRIEIRWRIADGYYLYKHRIAVQADAAFAAQPLQLPKGDAHEDEFFGKVETYRQALTAVLPGQANAGQVTLKIKYQGCADAGICYPPQVRSVTVALPASNAAAQDSARPTVNFGAGGAAPLGGGLLGRNATGTDALPLPPEQAFGFEAIAGDGNTLLLRFTPAKGYYLYRDKTTLTLDAAATQAGFALGAPRWPKGVAHRDEHFGDVTVFFDQIDVPVAVARTKTEATTLRLTAGFQGCQTDGICYPPMTRTVEVALPTGKVMAIDAKPAAASQPIAAAPSAGEAPATTGPANASTDAAPAASSAPVATTTDTAGQAEDTRLAAALSGKGRWVALLTFFALGLGLSFTPCVLPMIPILSGLIAGQGPNLGARRAFSLSFVYVLANALVFTAAGIVAGLVGANLQVAFQTPWVIVAFAALFVVLALSSFGLFELQLPASLRSRLGAMSDRQRGGSMLGVAAMGALSALIVGPCVAPPLAAAVLYIGQTQDPTFGGAALFLLGMGMGVPLLAFGVAAGKGLPTSGPWMVTVQRVFGFIFLGLAVWMVSRILPGPATLALWGVLLLAAAAAVAIGLRALRHDGARILGWTSVLILGLFGAAQLVGAMAGSRDPLQPLAGLRSGGVQEAELPFRKIKSLADLDREVAAAKAAGKPVMLDFYADWCVACKEMEKYTFPEPAVHKALDGFVLLKADVTANDDTDQALMKHLGIIGPPATLYYADGVEHRELRLFGFEDAENFVERAGRVKR; this comes from the coding sequence ATGACTGATCCGATCCGAACGCGCGCCGCGCGACTGCTCTCCTTCCTGCTTCCCCTCGCACTGGCGATCGGCGCCCCCGCCGCGCAGGCCGCGATCGGCCCGGACGACCTGCTCCCGGTCGACGACGCCTTCGCCCTGCGCGCCGAAGCGCCGACGCCGGACCGGATCGAGATCCGCTGGCGCATCGCCGACGGCTACTACCTCTACAAGCACCGCATCGCCGTGCAGGCCGACGCGGCCTTCGCCGCGCAGCCGCTGCAGCTGCCCAAGGGCGATGCGCACGAGGACGAGTTCTTCGGCAAGGTCGAGACCTACCGGCAGGCGCTCACCGCCGTGCTGCCGGGCCAGGCGAACGCCGGCCAGGTCACGCTGAAGATCAAGTACCAGGGCTGCGCCGACGCGGGCATCTGCTACCCGCCGCAGGTGCGCAGCGTGACGGTCGCCCTGCCCGCCTCGAACGCCGCCGCGCAGGACAGCGCGCGTCCTACGGTGAACTTCGGCGCAGGCGGCGCCGCGCCGCTCGGCGGCGGCCTGCTGGGCCGCAACGCCACCGGCACCGACGCCCTGCCGCTGCCGCCGGAACAGGCGTTCGGCTTCGAAGCGATCGCCGGCGACGGCAACACGCTGCTGCTGCGCTTCACGCCGGCCAAGGGCTATTACCTCTATCGCGACAAGACCACGCTGACGCTCGACGCTGCCGCGACGCAGGCCGGCTTCGCCCTCGGCGCGCCGCGCTGGCCGAAGGGCGTGGCGCATCGCGACGAGCATTTCGGCGACGTCACGGTGTTCTTCGACCAGATCGACGTGCCGGTGGCGGTCGCGCGCACGAAGACCGAGGCGACGACGCTGCGGCTCACCGCCGGTTTCCAGGGCTGCCAGACCGACGGCATCTGCTATCCGCCGATGACGCGCACGGTCGAAGTTGCGCTGCCGACCGGCAAAGTGATGGCGATCGACGCCAAACCCGCCGCCGCATCGCAGCCGATTGCGGCCGCGCCGTCCGCCGGCGAAGCCCCGGCCACGACCGGCCCGGCGAATGCGAGCACGGACGCAGCGCCCGCCGCTTCGTCGGCTCCGGTCGCGACGACGACCGACACCGCCGGCCAGGCCGAAGACACCCGCCTGGCCGCCGCGCTGTCGGGCAAGGGGCGCTGGGTCGCGCTGCTGACCTTCTTCGCACTGGGCCTGGGCCTGTCGTTCACGCCCTGCGTGCTGCCGATGATTCCGATCCTGTCCGGGCTGATCGCCGGTCAGGGCCCGAACCTCGGTGCGCGCCGCGCGTTCTCGCTGTCCTTCGTCTACGTGCTGGCCAATGCACTGGTGTTCACCGCGGCGGGCATCGTCGCCGGGCTGGTGGGCGCGAACCTGCAGGTGGCCTTCCAGACGCCGTGGGTGATCGTCGCCTTCGCCGCGCTGTTCGTCGTGCTGGCGCTGTCGAGCTTCGGCCTGTTCGAGCTGCAACTGCCGGCCAGCCTGCGCAGCCGGCTCGGCGCGATGAGCGACCGCCAGCGCGGCGGTTCGATGCTGGGCGTGGCGGCGATGGGCGCACTGTCGGCGCTGATCGTCGGCCCCTGCGTGGCGCCGCCGCTGGCGGCCGCCGTGCTCTACATCGGCCAGACCCAGGACCCGACCTTCGGCGGCGCGGCGCTGTTCCTGCTCGGCATGGGCATGGGCGTGCCGCTGCTCGCCTTCGGCGTGGCCGCCGGCAAGGGGCTGCCGACCAGCGGGCCGTGGATGGTCACGGTGCAGCGCGTGTTCGGCTTCATCTTCCTGGGGCTGGCGGTGTGGATGGTCTCGCGCATCCTGCCGGGGCCGGCGACGCTGGCGTTGTGGGGCGTGCTGCTGCTCGCTGCCGCCGCGGCGGTGGCGATCGGCCTGCGTGCGCTGCGCCACGACGGCGCGCGCATCCTGGGCTGGACCTCGGTGCTGATCCTGGGCCTGTTCGGCGCGGCGCAGCTGGTGGGCGCGATGGCCGGCAGCCGCGATCCGCTGCAGCCGCTGGCCGGCCTGCGCAGCGGTGGCGTGCAGGAAGCCGAGCTGCCGTTCCGCAAGATCAAGTCGCTGGCCGATCTCGATCGCGAAGTCGCCGCCGCCAAGGCCGCCGGCAAGCCGGTGATGCTCGACTTCTATGCCGACTGGTGCGTGGCCTGCAAGGAAATGGAGAAGTACACCTTCCCCGAACCGGCCGTGCACAAGGCGCTCGACGGCTTCGTCCTGCTCAAGGCCGACGTGACCGCCAACGACGACACCGACCAGGCGCTGATGAAGCACCTGGGCATCATCGGCCCGCCGGCCACGCTCTATTACGCCGACGGCGTCGAGCACCGCGAGCTGCGCCTGTTCGGCTTCGAGGATGCGGAGAACTTCGTCGAACGCGCGGGCCGGGTGAAGCGCTGA
- a CDS encoding TlpA disulfide reductase family protein: protein MGSTGKVLLVAVIAGALGVVAGLVVNGPGPLLRTEVGQRALQSAMEASAPKPPADLPVARRGEVIPSILLPALDGANVELPAAYAGKPVLINLWASWCGPCIEEMPELDRFAAAQGANGTQVVGIALDDKAAVQAFLQRIPVRYPILLDEAGPRDAGVQLGNPKGVLPYTALISADGRLIRQKIGPFQHGEIDNWVAD, encoded by the coding sequence ATGGGGTCGACGGGCAAGGTCCTGCTCGTCGCCGTCATCGCCGGTGCGCTCGGCGTCGTGGCCGGACTGGTGGTGAACGGCCCGGGCCCGCTGCTGCGCACCGAAGTGGGCCAGCGCGCGCTGCAATCGGCGATGGAAGCCAGCGCGCCCAAACCGCCGGCGGACCTTCCGGTCGCGCGCCGCGGTGAGGTCATCCCCTCCATCCTCCTGCCCGCGCTGGATGGCGCGAATGTCGAGCTTCCCGCCGCGTACGCCGGCAAACCGGTGCTGATCAACCTGTGGGCCAGCTGGTGCGGCCCGTGCATCGAGGAAATGCCGGAGCTGGACCGCTTCGCCGCAGCCCAGGGCGCGAACGGCACGCAAGTGGTCGGCATCGCGCTGGATGACAAGGCGGCCGTGCAGGCCTTCCTGCAGCGGATCCCGGTGCGCTACCCGATCCTGCTCGACGAGGCCGGCCCGCGCGATGCCGGGGTGCAGCTGGGCAACCCCAAGGGCGTGCTGCCCTATACCGCGCTGATTTCGGCCGACGGACGCCTGATCAGGCAGAAAATCGGCCCGTTCCAGCACGGCGAAATCGACAACTGGGTCGCAGATTAG
- the aroQ gene encoding type II 3-dehydroquinate dehydratase codes for MAKLLVLHGPNLNLLGTREPEVYGRTTLADIDADLRARAEAAGHAVETLQANAEHVLVDRVQAARSDGTAFILINPAAFTHTSVAIRDALAAVALPFIEVHLSNPHRREAFRHTSYFSDLAVGVVCGFGADSYRYALDAALAHLRPGLGIGD; via the coding sequence ATGGCGAAACTGCTGGTTCTGCACGGCCCCAACCTCAACCTGCTCGGCACCCGCGAGCCGGAGGTCTACGGCCGCACGACGCTGGCGGACATCGACGCCGACCTGCGCGCCCGCGCCGAGGCCGCCGGCCACGCCGTCGAAACCCTGCAGGCCAACGCCGAGCATGTGCTGGTGGACCGCGTCCAGGCCGCCCGCAGCGACGGCACCGCCTTCATCCTGATCAACCCCGCTGCCTTCACCCACACCAGCGTCGCCATCCGCGACGCGCTGGCGGCGGTGGCCCTGCCTTTCATCGAAGTCCACCTGTCCAACCCGCACCGCCGCGAAGCCTTCCGCCACACCAGCTACTTCAGCGATCTGGCGGTGGGCGTGGTCTGCGGTTTCGGCGCGGACAGCTACCGCTACGCCCTCGATGCCGCCCTGGCGCATCTACGGCCGGGATTGGGGATTGGGGATTAG
- the accB gene encoding acetyl-CoA carboxylase biotin carboxyl carrier protein — protein sequence MDLRKIKKLIDLLEESNLAEIEIKEGEESVRLARTPKGVAVAAAPVMHAAPVAPQPVMPMHGPTEAASGGTPKPAADLPAGHIVRAPMVGTFYASPSPDKPAFVSIGQAVKAGDTLGIIEAMKMFNPIEADVAGTVLKMMVENGQPIEFDQPLFVIG from the coding sequence ATGGACCTGCGCAAAATCAAGAAGCTGATCGACCTGCTCGAAGAATCCAACCTTGCCGAGATCGAGATCAAGGAAGGCGAGGAGTCGGTCCGCCTGGCCCGCACGCCGAAGGGCGTCGCCGTCGCGGCTGCGCCGGTGATGCACGCCGCGCCGGTCGCGCCGCAGCCGGTGATGCCGATGCACGGCCCCACCGAAGCCGCCAGCGGCGGCACGCCCAAGCCCGCCGCCGACCTGCCCGCCGGGCACATCGTGCGCGCGCCGATGGTCGGCACCTTCTACGCCTCGCCGTCGCCGGACAAGCCGGCGTTCGTCAGCATCGGCCAGGCGGTCAAGGCCGGCGACACGCTGGGGATCATCGAAGCGATGAAGATGTTCAACCCCATCGAAGCCGACGTCGCCGGCACCGTGCTCAAGATGATGGTCGAGAACGGCCAGCCGATCGAGTTCGACCAGCCGCTGTTCGTCATCGGGTAA
- the accC gene encoding acetyl-CoA carboxylase biotin carboxylase subunit: MLDKVVIANRGEIALRILRACHALGIRTVAVHSTVDRNLKHVAMADESVCIGPAPSTDSYLNMAQIIAAAEVTDAQAIHPGYGFLSENADFAERVEQSGFIFIGPKADTIRLMGDKVEAIRAMKSAGVPCVPGSGGPLGDDAATNVKIAREIGYPIIVKAAGGGGGRGMRVVHTEAHLVTAIQTTKSEAKAAFGNDMVYMEKFLENPRHVEIQVLADGQGNAIHLGERDCSMQRRHQKVVEEAPAPGITPEQRAEIGKVCVEACLRIGYRGAGTFEFLYENGRFYFIEMNTRIQVEHPVTEMVTGIDLVREQLNIAAGHKLSIKQSDIVLEGHAIECRINAEDPDTFMPFPGLIQHFHAPGGPGVRVDSHIYEGYRVPPNYDSMIGKLIVHGPDRETAIARMRVALSEMVVDGIKTNIPLQQRIMSDAGFQQGGMNIHYLEKRLKEQKEKALSIV; this comes from the coding sequence ATGCTCGACAAAGTTGTAATCGCCAACCGCGGTGAGATCGCGCTGCGCATCCTGCGCGCGTGCCACGCGCTGGGCATCCGTACGGTCGCGGTGCACTCCACCGTCGACCGCAATCTCAAACACGTCGCGATGGCCGACGAGTCGGTCTGCATCGGCCCGGCGCCGTCCACCGACAGCTACCTCAACATGGCGCAGATCATCGCCGCCGCCGAGGTCACCGACGCCCAGGCGATCCACCCGGGCTACGGCTTCCTGTCGGAGAACGCCGACTTCGCCGAGCGCGTGGAGCAGTCCGGCTTCATCTTCATCGGGCCCAAGGCCGACACGATCCGCCTGATGGGCGACAAGGTCGAAGCCATCCGCGCGATGAAGTCCGCCGGCGTGCCCTGCGTGCCCGGCAGCGGCGGTCCGCTCGGCGACGACGCGGCCACCAACGTCAAGATCGCGCGCGAGATCGGCTACCCGATCATCGTCAAGGCCGCCGGCGGTGGCGGCGGTCGCGGCATGCGCGTGGTGCACACCGAGGCGCACCTGGTCACCGCGATCCAGACCACCAAGTCCGAAGCCAAGGCCGCGTTCGGCAACGACATGGTCTACATGGAGAAGTTCCTGGAGAACCCGCGCCACGTGGAAATCCAGGTCCTCGCCGACGGCCAGGGCAACGCGATCCACCTGGGCGAGCGCGACTGCTCGATGCAGCGCCGCCACCAGAAGGTCGTCGAGGAAGCGCCGGCACCGGGCATCACGCCCGAGCAGCGCGCGGAAATCGGCAAGGTCTGCGTGGAAGCCTGCCTGCGCATCGGCTACCGCGGCGCGGGCACGTTCGAGTTCCTGTACGAGAACGGCCGCTTCTACTTCATCGAAATGAACACCCGCATCCAGGTGGAGCATCCGGTCACCGAGATGGTCACCGGCATCGACCTGGTGCGCGAGCAGCTCAACATCGCCGCCGGCCACAAGCTGTCGATCAAGCAGAGCGACATCGTGCTGGAAGGCCATGCGATCGAGTGCCGCATCAATGCCGAAGACCCGGACACGTTCATGCCGTTCCCCGGCCTGATCCAGCATTTCCACGCACCGGGCGGCCCGGGCGTGCGCGTGGACAGCCACATCTACGAAGGCTATCGCGTGCCGCCGAACTACGACTCGATGATCGGCAAGCTGATCGTGCACGGCCCCGATCGCGAAACCGCGATCGCACGCATGCGCGTGGCGCTCTCCGAGATGGTCGTGGACGGCATCAAGACCAACATCCCGCTGCAGCAGCGGATCATGTCCGACGCCGGCTTCCAGCAGGGCGGCATGAACATCCACTACCTCGAGAAACGCCTGAAGGAACAGAAGGAAAAGGCGCTCTCGATCGTGTGA
- a CDS encoding energy transducer TonB, with protein MTARLLMTLAIALASSQAICAPRSGSDWLQVETVIDTHDTVSHLYREQLLSWYRTSGTMDPKELEALPDAGYFAFRPDLTSFAIDRGDATGQWTFVAPQQGRWPDSAVQVIDRSETDRYRIIARVHCPAANAACKALQAQTAAMSPPEPSTDTESPGYLAWRKLIEHEACTPAPKDMAPPRYPASLARHGEGGRVELRLLVNPCGEVRAVRLSESSGYPLLDQSAINVAWGWRIQSERQPEGALVRVPVDFVPPQMDGAATGRVDRAVR; from the coding sequence ATGACCGCTCGACTGTTGATGACCCTCGCGATCGCCTTGGCGTCCTCGCAGGCCATCTGCGCACCCCGCTCCGGCAGCGACTGGCTGCAGGTCGAGACCGTCATCGACACCCACGACACCGTGTCGCACCTGTACCGCGAGCAGCTGCTCTCCTGGTACCGCACCAGCGGAACGATGGACCCGAAGGAACTGGAGGCGCTGCCGGACGCCGGCTATTTCGCCTTCCGCCCGGACCTGACCAGCTTCGCGATCGACCGCGGCGACGCCACGGGCCAATGGACCTTCGTCGCACCACAGCAGGGCCGGTGGCCCGACAGCGCGGTGCAGGTGATCGACCGTTCCGAAACGGACCGCTACCGCATCATCGCGCGCGTCCATTGCCCGGCCGCCAACGCCGCCTGCAAGGCCTTGCAGGCGCAAACCGCCGCGATGTCCCCGCCGGAGCCGTCCACCGACACCGAAAGCCCCGGCTATCTCGCCTGGCGCAAGCTCATCGAACACGAGGCCTGCACGCCCGCGCCGAAGGACATGGCGCCGCCGCGCTATCCGGCCTCGCTGGCGCGGCACGGCGAAGGCGGTCGCGTGGAACTGCGCCTGCTGGTCAATCCCTGCGGTGAAGTGCGCGCGGTGCGCCTGAGCGAATCCTCGGGCTATCCGCTGCTGGACCAGTCGGCGATCAATGTCGCCTGGGGCTGGCGCATCCAGTCCGAACGCCAACCGGAGGGCGCGCTGGTGCGTGTGCCGGTGGACTTCGTGCCGCCGCAGATGGACGGCGCCGCCACCGGACGGGTCGATCGGGCGGTGCGCTGA
- the prmA gene encoding 50S ribosomal protein L11 methyltransferase — MPFLELTLPCTEVQQPRYERALESVGALAVTLADAHADAPDEQAIFEPGVGEQPLWNELVLTALFEGGTSQDLLLYALSAADEGLDWSRAAFREVEDQDWERAWMDQYEPLKFGRRTWIVPWNHDLPEGADAADAAVVRLDPGLAFGSGTHPTTALCLEWLDTLADEGALHGQRVLDFGCGSGILALAALKLGAAQAIGVDNDPQALIATADNAQRNGVDDRLLAYAPDDEPAQTYPVVVANILASALVALADTLTARVAPGGRIAMSGILAGQEDEVIERYAAGFEQLHAQRQEDWMRVTGVRRR; from the coding sequence ATGCCGTTCCTCGAACTCACCCTGCCCTGCACCGAAGTCCAGCAGCCGCGCTACGAGCGCGCGCTGGAAAGCGTCGGCGCGCTGGCCGTCACGCTCGCCGATGCGCATGCCGACGCGCCCGACGAACAGGCGATCTTCGAGCCCGGCGTCGGCGAACAGCCGCTGTGGAACGAGCTGGTGCTGACCGCGCTGTTCGAAGGCGGCACCTCGCAGGACCTGCTGCTGTACGCACTGAGCGCGGCCGACGAAGGCCTGGACTGGTCGCGCGCGGCCTTCCGCGAGGTCGAGGACCAGGACTGGGAACGGGCCTGGATGGATCAGTACGAGCCGCTCAAGTTCGGCCGTCGCACCTGGATCGTGCCGTGGAACCACGACCTGCCCGAAGGCGCCGACGCGGCCGACGCGGCCGTGGTTCGCCTCGACCCCGGCCTGGCCTTCGGCTCCGGCACGCATCCCACCACGGCGCTGTGCCTGGAATGGCTCGACACGCTGGCCGACGAAGGCGCGCTGCACGGTCAGCGCGTGCTCGATTTCGGCTGCGGCTCGGGCATCCTTGCGCTGGCCGCGCTGAAGCTCGGCGCCGCGCAGGCGATCGGCGTGGACAACGACCCGCAGGCGTTGATCGCCACCGCCGACAACGCACAGCGCAACGGCGTGGACGATCGCCTGCTGGCCTACGCGCCGGACGACGAACCCGCGCAGACGTACCCGGTCGTGGTCGCCAACATCCTGGCCTCGGCGCTGGTGGCGCTGGCCGACACGCTCACCGCGCGCGTCGCGCCGGGCGGGCGCATCGCGATGTCGGGCATCCTCGCCGGCCAGGAAGACGAGGTCATCGAGCGCTACGCCGCCGGCTTCGAACAGCTGCATGCGCAACGCCAGGAAGACTGGATGCGCGTCACAGGCGTGCGCCGCCGATGA
- a CDS encoding DUF3426 domain-containing protein, whose translation MFVPCPHCGFLVALIVRPDGAPQRCPRCEQLVEPIGTDTTPVEEPVDAPADEPVHETADASPEASPTVTPETSATDEVATTAEATDDATDSEPTSDALPSYEDAIAAVTVGTPARRSKRAARPRRKGAPSFARHSAPTAPARVHWGWYAGIAGLTLLLALQLLLAQRFELAADPRWRPLVAGACSVLRCEVPAWHEPAAFTMLQRSVRPKAGAAGVLAVEASFRNDAQWPQPWPTLLLSLSDVDGRPVGVRAFTPNEYRRTHSAADRLLPGQSATVTMDVVEPAPRIVAFTFDFR comes from the coding sequence ATGTTCGTCCCGTGCCCGCACTGCGGTTTCCTGGTTGCGCTCATCGTCCGCCCGGACGGTGCGCCGCAGCGTTGCCCGCGTTGCGAGCAACTCGTGGAACCCATCGGCACGGACACGACGCCCGTGGAAGAACCCGTCGACGCACCGGCCGACGAACCCGTGCACGAAACGGCGGACGCATCGCCCGAAGCGTCGCCGACCGTTACGCCTGAAACGAGTGCGACCGACGAAGTCGCAACCACCGCCGAGGCGACGGACGACGCCACCGACAGCGAACCGACATCGGACGCGCTTCCCAGTTACGAGGACGCCATCGCCGCGGTGACGGTGGGCACGCCCGCGCGTCGGAGCAAACGCGCCGCACGTCCGCGTCGCAAAGGCGCGCCGAGTTTCGCCCGCCACTCCGCACCGACCGCACCGGCACGCGTGCATTGGGGCTGGTATGCCGGCATCGCCGGACTGACGCTGCTGCTCGCATTGCAGTTGCTGCTGGCGCAGCGTTTCGAACTCGCCGCCGATCCGCGCTGGCGACCGCTGGTCGCCGGCGCATGCAGCGTGCTGCGCTGCGAAGTGCCGGCGTGGCACGAACCGGCCGCGTTCACCATGCTCCAGCGCAGCGTGCGACCCAAGGCGGGCGCGGCAGGCGTGCTTGCCGTCGAGGCCAGCTTCCGCAACGACGCGCAATGGCCGCAGCCCTGGCCGACGTTGCTGCTGAGTCTGTCCGACGTGGACGGCCGGCCGGTCGGCGTGCGTGCGTTCACCCCCAACGAGTACCGCCGGACGCACAGCGCCGCGGACCGCCTCCTGCCCGGGCAGAGCGCGACCGTGACAATGGATGTCGTGGAACCGGCGCCACGCATCGTGGCGTTCACCTTCGATTTCCGCTGA
- the fis gene encoding DNA-binding transcriptional regulator Fis has protein sequence MNAATDRTDTARPAPRVPLRDHVATSIRRYLGDLDGSDTENLYEIALRELEIPLFVEVLQHCDGNQSRAASMLGIHRATLRKKLREYGLD, from the coding sequence TTGAACGCTGCCACCGACCGAACCGACACCGCACGCCCCGCTCCACGCGTGCCGCTGCGCGACCATGTCGCCACGTCGATCCGCCGCTACCTGGGCGACCTGGACGGCAGCGACACCGAGAACCTCTACGAGATCGCGCTGCGCGAGCTGGAGATCCCGCTGTTCGTGGAAGTGCTGCAGCACTGCGACGGCAACCAGAGCCGCGCCGCGTCGATGCTCGGCATCCACCGCGCGACGCTGCGCAAGAAGCTGCGCGAGTACGGGCTGGACTGA